One window of Bacillus alkalicellulosilyticus genomic DNA carries:
- a CDS encoding TrlF family AAA-like ATPase, with amino-acid sequence MFNGMEWLKCDLQMQTPGDPHNWVRTCDAYIGSTYTEEQLNQSVDLYLKRCHAVGLNVIGVTDHNFIGKEYLKRLIERNQEVARDLDREPLVIFPGFEVEIAQGLGVHVLCLFETNTPLDVIDEMVTELGLPNRRRVINGSITPLNKNFNNIITFIQEHKDYPGIVVAAHPLAESGMLNDSFMTDHFQREMFKDPRLLVMETPRVIESLPRGIKKIILSSDDCHEHWKRDRAIATVMSSDCYSLEESDKGFIGKRHSWIQFSKPSIDSLRQAFIDHSSRIKLQVSSPNEGNNYGKITSLEIRDVSFLDNQTINFSQNLNCIIGGRGSGKSSILEYIRLCTNSLSKFNEQLSRIENTLQQDSILKLTWQDPNGLIDVLHFSNGQVTIPSRTEVKDIDVIFKSLGINIYSQREITQMGQDSPSLMPLIDRISENELKEENNQEKEVAEKLISLIQSELKFLRLKEEKIELEQEFEELKRKWDTFTSVKEFSEKKKKVTLTRDFVSKVRSDKTAIDGSVEQLIDTLTTINEQYENMVLDSENLIKSEYINYIKEQFVQSIKSIKCDIQKTKEDLNNSLLSAIDNHDSWDSLKNEFDINEKEFEDACKAKGITEEEFELLKDTEQKLNRKDLEIEKKEEELTRTLELLKEKGNLHDRLNEIWKKQHEIRQTKINNLISIDTIPKVTVDGNDVPFLKIDIIYMGDFNHYMKLWMEFSIDGRSKLGRNWEFIGELAYSQFQQHNTTPSPWVIIQEWLENEAIIPSELNPFYKELKSHLNDHFEHWEKFRTKRIQDTIDITLYRADGTRAGSLLDNGLSDGQKNTAILTLLFTEGTGPIIIDQPEDELDSDFIYNELVPIIRKMKNKRQIILVSHNANLPVNGDAELIYALKTDVGKGKLRTEGGLDNPDVKRAILDIMEGSEEAFKRRSEKYSSY; translated from the coding sequence ATGTTTAACGGGATGGAATGGTTAAAATGTGATTTGCAGATGCAAACACCAGGAGATCCGCATAATTGGGTAAGAACTTGTGACGCATACATTGGTAGTACGTATACTGAGGAACAACTAAATCAATCTGTTGATTTATATTTAAAAAGATGTCATGCAGTAGGATTAAATGTTATAGGTGTTACTGACCATAATTTTATTGGTAAAGAGTATCTAAAACGATTAATTGAGAGAAATCAAGAAGTGGCAAGAGACTTGGACAGGGAACCTTTAGTCATCTTCCCAGGTTTTGAAGTGGAGATTGCGCAAGGTTTAGGGGTGCACGTCTTATGCTTATTCGAAACTAATACTCCTTTAGATGTAATTGATGAAATGGTTACTGAACTTGGCTTACCAAATAGAAGAAGGGTAATTAATGGTTCTATAACCCCTTTAAATAAAAACTTTAATAACATTATTACATTTATACAAGAACACAAGGATTATCCTGGAATTGTAGTTGCTGCTCACCCCCTTGCTGAAAGTGGAATGTTGAATGACAGTTTTATGACTGATCACTTCCAAAGAGAAATGTTTAAGGACCCAAGATTATTAGTAATGGAAACTCCTAGAGTAATAGAAAGCTTACCGAGAGGTATAAAAAAAATAATCCTATCTAGTGATGATTGTCACGAACATTGGAAACGGGATAGAGCTATCGCAACCGTAATGTCATCAGATTGTTATAGTTTAGAGGAAAGTGACAAAGGTTTTATTGGAAAGAGACACAGTTGGATTCAATTTTCGAAACCTTCAATCGATTCATTAAGGCAGGCATTTATTGATCATAGCTCTAGGATTAAATTGCAGGTCTCGTCTCCGAATGAAGGTAATAATTATGGAAAGATAACGTCGCTAGAAATTAGAGATGTATCTTTCTTAGATAACCAAACTATTAATTTTTCACAAAATTTAAACTGTATAATTGGGGGAAGGGGTTCTGGGAAATCTTCAATATTAGAGTATATAAGGCTTTGTACAAATTCCTTATCTAAATTCAATGAACAGTTGTCTAGAATTGAAAACACACTTCAACAAGATTCTATATTAAAATTGACTTGGCAGGACCCTAACGGTCTCATAGATGTTCTTCATTTTTCAAATGGACAAGTTACAATACCATCTAGAACAGAAGTAAAAGATATAGATGTGATATTTAAAAGCTTAGGTATAAATATTTATAGTCAGCGCGAAATTACACAAATGGGCCAAGACTCGCCCTCACTAATGCCGTTAATCGATAGAATTTCTGAAAATGAGTTGAAAGAGGAAAATAACCAAGAAAAAGAAGTAGCTGAAAAACTTATTTCTCTAATCCAAAGTGAGCTGAAATTTTTGCGTCTGAAGGAAGAAAAAATTGAATTGGAACAAGAGTTTGAAGAATTAAAAAGAAAGTGGGATACATTTACTTCGGTTAAAGAGTTTAGTGAAAAGAAGAAAAAAGTAACACTAACTAGAGATTTTGTATCTAAAGTTAGAAGTGATAAAACTGCAATTGATGGCAGTGTAGAACAACTTATAGACACATTAACAACCATAAATGAACAATATGAAAATATGGTTCTAGATAGTGAAAACCTTATTAAATCTGAATATATAAATTATATTAAGGAACAATTTGTTCAGTCTATTAAGTCAATAAAATGTGATATTCAAAAAACGAAAGAGGATTTAAATAATAGTTTACTAAGTGCAATTGACAACCATGACTCATGGGATAGTTTAAAAAATGAATTTGATATAAATGAAAAAGAATTCGAAGATGCGTGTAAGGCGAAAGGCATTACAGAAGAGGAATTTGAATTACTAAAAGATACAGAACAAAAGTTGAACCGAAAAGACTTGGAAATAGAAAAAAAGGAGGAGGAACTTACTCGAACACTAGAATTATTAAAGGAAAAAGGAAATTTACATGATAGATTAAATGAGATCTGGAAAAAGCAGCATGAAATTAGGCAAACAAAGATAAATAACTTAATTAGCATTGATACAATTCCAAAGGTTACTGTTGATGGAAACGATGTTCCATTTTTAAAAATAGACATAATTTACATGGGTGATTTCAATCACTATATGAAATTGTGGATGGAGTTCTCTATTGATGGACGTTCTAAATTGGGGCGGAACTGGGAGTTCATTGGAGAACTAGCTTACTCACAGTTTCAACAACATAATACAACACCTTCGCCTTGGGTTATTATACAAGAATGGTTAGAGAATGAAGCTATAATACCAAGTGAATTAAATCCTTTTTATAAAGAATTAAAATCCCATTTGAATGATCATTTTGAACATTGGGAAAAGTTCCGAACCAAAAGAATTCAAGACACAATTGATATTACATTATATAGAGCAGATGGAACAAGAGCTGGCTCACTGTTAGACAATGGCCTATCAGATGGACAAAAAAATACAGCGATACTGACTTTGTTATTTACAGAGGGCACAGGGCCGATAATCATTGATCAACCAGAAGATGAGCTTGATTCTGATTTTATTTATAATGAATTGGTTCCAATCATCAGAAAAATGAAAAATAAGCGTCAAATAATTCTTGTTTCACATAATGCTAATTTGCCAGTCAATGGAGATGCCGAATTAATCTATGCATTAAAAACTGATGTAGGAAAAGGAAAACTTAGAACAGAAGGTGGATTAGATAATCCAGATGTGAAGCGAGCAATTTTAGATATTATGGAAGGATCAGAAGAGGCTTTTAAAAGAAGAAGTGAGAAATATAGTAGTTATTGA
- a CDS encoding coiled-coil domain-containing protein, with translation MKRTQKSSIKLLDSLRDSLNRSSFDLQNLIEEIQDTIDQEKQIEQNEEGSDKKNKKIEQLEKEIDLLKDEVKLGVEEKKSFEESIEKQNEEITDLKKALKKCITGNGNNTSPTPSGSATNEDVEFLNFVMPSIINSTRHTHWGSLERKSGLEQLKKIVGRAKELIVIDPYFYKGGFSEIENEEYISNIIDIINPSNITRLHIITNKRHISESIREELKSLYGTKISESFTNNIHDRIWIIDHHNACLVGTSLNGIGSKLAFILPLPYKDLESLKKELKDSKLLYDKDRRKRMKLNSLSLDDFIKRSSNRQIIAKFLIGN, from the coding sequence ATGAAAAGGACACAAAAGAGCTCAATAAAACTGCTAGATAGTTTAAGAGATTCCCTTAATAGGTCATCATTTGATTTACAGAATTTAATTGAAGAGATTCAAGATACAATAGATCAAGAAAAACAAATTGAACAGAATGAAGAGGGTTCTGATAAAAAGAATAAAAAAATTGAACAACTAGAAAAAGAAATAGATTTGTTGAAGGATGAAGTGAAGTTAGGAGTTGAAGAAAAAAAATCATTTGAAGAGTCTATTGAAAAACAAAATGAAGAAATTACAGATTTAAAAAAAGCATTAAAAAAATGCATAACAGGGAACGGAAATAACACCTCACCAACTCCTTCAGGCAGTGCTACAAATGAAGATGTTGAATTTTTAAATTTTGTAATGCCAAGTATAATAAATTCTACAAGACATACTCATTGGGGATCACTAGAAAGGAAATCAGGACTAGAGCAGTTAAAAAAAATAGTAGGTAGGGCCAAAGAACTTATTGTTATCGACCCTTATTTCTATAAAGGTGGATTTTCAGAGATAGAAAATGAGGAATATATTTCTAATATTATTGATATTATTAATCCTTCTAATATAACCAGGTTACATATTATTACCAATAAAAGACATATATCGGAATCTATAAGAGAAGAATTAAAATCCTTATATGGAACAAAAATTTCAGAATCTTTCACTAATAATATCCATGACAGAATTTGGATTATAGATCATCATAATGCGTGTTTAGTAGGGACATCATTAAATGGTATAGGAAGTAAGTTGGCATTTATACTCCCTTTACCTTACAAAGATTTAGAGTCATTAAAGAAAGAATTAAAAGACTCTAAATTACTTTATGACAAAGATCGTAGAAAGCGCATGAAGTTAAACAGTCTTTCTCTAGATGATTTCATAAAACGATCATCAAACAGGCAGATAATTGCAAAATTTTTAATAGGAAATTAG
- a CDS encoding MBL fold metallo-hydrolase, translating into MSNITVKMYPAKNGDCFLVSLGLENKKHILIDCGYMETYRNFLKQDLIKIANNGEAIDLMVITHIDQDHILGALAFLEENNESPFIEIKEIWHNSYRHLQFEKEKVQKITEEELTILNREVILGSSFLQQRIDHSRIRNEEISAKQGSMLAALILEGGYSWNKSFDGKAVNCENKNPIEKDQYILTLLSPNTDKLKRLSTTWLRELRKQKMNFLLSNERIFDDAYEFYLIRQDEQKIVESNISSGTIKYNEKSIDNIVMQNSIEKIDNSVVNGSSISFIIEYQSKRLLFLADAHPDIIYDNISKLEEKYFDLVKLPHHGSKRNITRDLIEKLNTEVFLISTNGDKHGHPDFDSLASLLYYQSHRPQKTLVFNYETNTSKIFDYANWKEHYNYKVKISDGTSATIVKL; encoded by the coding sequence ATGTCCAATATTACTGTAAAAATGTACCCTGCAAAAAATGGAGATTGTTTTTTAGTGTCACTTGGATTGGAAAATAAGAAGCATATTCTTATAGATTGTGGTTATATGGAGACTTATAGAAATTTTTTAAAACAAGATCTTATTAAAATAGCAAATAATGGTGAAGCAATAGATTTAATGGTAATAACGCATATTGACCAGGATCATATTTTAGGTGCATTAGCATTTTTAGAAGAAAATAATGAATCTCCTTTTATAGAGATTAAGGAAATATGGCATAATAGTTACAGACACTTACAATTTGAAAAAGAAAAGGTTCAGAAAATTACAGAGGAAGAATTAACTATTTTAAATAGGGAAGTAATATTGGGAAGTTCCTTTTTACAACAGCGAATAGACCATAGTAGAATCCGTAATGAGGAGATCAGTGCAAAGCAGGGCTCTATGTTAGCTGCTTTAATATTGGAAGGTGGATACTCTTGGAATAAATCATTTGATGGTAAGGCAGTGAACTGCGAAAACAAGAATCCCATTGAAAAGGATCAATATATTCTTACTTTATTATCACCTAACACAGATAAACTAAAAAGATTATCTACCACATGGTTAAGAGAGCTAAGAAAACAAAAAATGAACTTTTTGTTGAGCAATGAGCGAATTTTCGATGATGCCTATGAATTCTATTTGATTAGACAAGATGAACAAAAAATTGTAGAAAGTAATATCTCATCAGGTACTATTAAATATAATGAAAAAAGTATAGATAATATTGTTATGCAAAATTCAATAGAAAAAATTGATAATTCCGTAGTAAACGGTTCCTCAATTTCGTTTATCATTGAATACCAGAGTAAAAGATTGCTGTTTTTAGCAGACGCTCATCCAGACATTATTTACGATAACATTTCTAAATTAGAAGAGAAATACTTCGATTTGGTTAAATTGCCCCACCATGGAAGTAAAAGAAACATTACAAGAGATCTTATAGAGAAATTAAACACTGAGGTATTCTTGATTTCAACTAATGGCGATAAACACGGACATCCTGATTTTGATTCACTAGCAAGTCTTCTTTATTATCAAAGCCATAGACCGCAGAAGACACTTGTATTTAATTATGAGACAAATACTTCAAAAATATTTGATTATGCTAATTGGAAAGAGCACTACAACTATAAAGTTAAAATTTCTGATGGTACTTCCGCAACAATAGTTAAATTGTGA
- a CDS encoding NACHT domain-containing protein — protein sequence MKAEIKQAIPKLVCGEETATAFLISGNIAITATHALIDFFDEEKPVKLFFNVNNKLEEVEVDPIIPYEECMNPQIIALRLNKEIKGVEPIKCIDFKFNTSLKCETFGYPPVRREGGTFIDLKVKNEEYAENYSILNSDWNIDLSKDDDIKDYRGVSGAPLILNGYATAVLLKQVEEDGETSRLSAVSLYLYKKYFNSIGIDIIEKRNEPYYEPYLTMLQHQLDHQLENTILRKLNRQSNNALGLGFTFKFTNDNRQGEKLESYIELLSRDESAVILSEPGGGKTYLLSMLAKDMIENPLIEKNKVPIILKARKWTRSFSNIVEGILKELRYAIPNIDEKQVEQDLIAGKFLILVDGLDEVTSSADVLVDELIKISKIKNAHIFVTCRKENYYKQFYTHFCEYSIDELDDEMIREYIEKELNLSGWKILRSVDGNLRSLIKNPLFLFMTVSILKITGGTSLPKNRAELYASYIRYLIEERHYQKGLVNPIQIDVSSKELILSEYAKRTYRDFPTRAEFSESVCTFLQRDKVEIVKQELLDTGLIVEENGDLNFFHPSFHEYFFALKISQVSDDELVKFTKKYNTNDTYYEIFIYLAGLLKKDNRQKIFLDYLEKNNLFLYRRCLEARFDYNNQLRETWSKEYTLSYFEQVRNSYLEIIESHFKSIKKYFYPWYTIKEKEVKVPLKVIIEGSMDFKTPAIEFRFLLTPKTNKKVPEIILRDYTGGPSMYTKDSKGNDVSVPIMTFSGGNHWFLNLQATDMGIDSAREVALYSIKKQLADILDKKTLFDIEPPEMIVMQVEKSLRRLPLERFSMVGEQKKRGPSLYKHSIDQIIDLFLKRNILQYADSLYNSIYYSSEEVIRMVLSLFRLKKMEVDPKKYLLPAPDIDWEQLKKSRGYIWEVWSDQQLGNVIASFYEHYQNSYRFLVENYFSSLKEFLPFYAMGPLRFNISFYREEDFGGGVEVTWEPVSDISKSKPSIVQIPHRNDQFGPKKDEEDFKKTNEALSKLGRKSLPFFSSSNSALSMYIRDDDELRKKVYEQIKKDLSYVVGDMK from the coding sequence ATGAAGGCTGAAATAAAGCAAGCCATTCCTAAATTAGTATGTGGTGAAGAAACTGCTACTGCTTTTTTGATTTCAGGAAATATAGCAATAACCGCCACGCACGCTCTTATTGATTTTTTCGATGAGGAAAAGCCTGTGAAGTTATTCTTTAATGTGAATAATAAATTGGAGGAAGTTGAAGTAGACCCAATTATTCCCTATGAAGAGTGTATGAACCCCCAAATTATTGCATTGAGGTTAAATAAAGAGATAAAGGGTGTAGAACCGATAAAATGTATTGATTTTAAGTTTAACACCTCTTTGAAGTGTGAAACATTTGGATACCCGCCTGTAAGAAGGGAAGGGGGGACTTTTATTGATTTAAAGGTCAAAAATGAAGAATATGCAGAAAATTACAGCATCTTAAATTCAGATTGGAATATAGATTTAAGTAAGGACGATGATATTAAAGATTACAGAGGAGTATCTGGTGCTCCTTTAATATTAAATGGTTACGCTACTGCTGTCCTATTGAAACAAGTGGAGGAAGATGGAGAAACAAGTAGACTATCAGCAGTAAGTTTATATTTATATAAAAAATACTTTAATAGTATCGGAATAGATATTATTGAAAAAAGAAATGAACCGTATTACGAACCTTATCTCACTATGTTACAACACCAATTAGATCACCAGTTAGAAAATACGATCTTAAGAAAATTGAATAGGCAATCTAATAATGCGTTAGGTTTGGGGTTTACTTTTAAGTTTACTAATGATAACCGTCAGGGTGAAAAGCTAGAATCATATATTGAATTACTAAGTAGAGATGAATCTGCTGTTATACTTTCAGAACCAGGTGGGGGTAAAACATATCTACTGTCGATGTTGGCAAAAGATATGATTGAGAATCCATTAATTGAAAAAAATAAGGTGCCTATAATATTAAAAGCAAGAAAATGGACAAGATCCTTTTCTAATATAGTCGAAGGAATACTAAAAGAGTTGAGGTACGCAATACCGAATATTGATGAAAAACAAGTAGAGCAAGATTTAATTGCTGGGAAGTTTTTGATACTTGTCGATGGTCTTGACGAAGTAACATCATCAGCAGATGTGCTAGTTGATGAGTTGATTAAGATATCTAAAATTAAGAACGCACATATTTTTGTAACTTGTAGAAAAGAAAATTATTATAAGCAATTCTATACACATTTCTGTGAATATTCAATTGACGAATTAGATGATGAAATGATACGGGAATATATTGAAAAGGAACTTAATTTATCAGGATGGAAAATATTGCGTAGTGTTGATGGTAATTTAAGAAGTCTTATAAAAAATCCCTTGTTTCTTTTTATGACTGTTTCAATTTTAAAAATAACTGGCGGCACATCTCTTCCAAAAAATAGGGCTGAACTATATGCTAGTTATATAAGATACCTTATAGAGGAAAGACATTATCAAAAGGGCTTAGTCAATCCTATTCAAATAGATGTATCGAGCAAGGAATTAATATTATCTGAGTATGCTAAGCGAACTTATAGAGATTTCCCTACTAGAGCAGAGTTTTCAGAATCTGTTTGTACATTTTTGCAAAGAGATAAAGTTGAAATAGTAAAACAAGAACTCCTCGATACCGGGTTAATAGTCGAAGAAAATGGTGACTTGAATTTCTTTCACCCATCATTCCATGAATACTTTTTTGCCTTAAAGATATCACAAGTATCAGACGATGAATTGGTAAAGTTTACAAAGAAATATAACACTAATGACACATACTATGAAATCTTCATTTACTTAGCAGGATTGTTAAAGAAAGATAACAGGCAGAAAATATTTTTAGATTATCTCGAGAAGAACAATTTGTTTTTATATAGAAGGTGCTTGGAGGCAAGGTTTGACTATAATAATCAGCTGAGAGAAACTTGGTCTAAAGAATATACACTTAGCTATTTTGAACAAGTTCGAAATAGCTATTTGGAAATTATTGAAAGTCATTTTAAATCCATTAAAAAATATTTCTATCCGTGGTACACGATAAAAGAAAAAGAAGTAAAAGTCCCTTTAAAAGTAATAATCGAAGGTAGTATGGACTTCAAAACACCAGCTATTGAATTTAGGTTTTTACTTACTCCGAAGACAAATAAAAAAGTACCCGAAATAATATTAAGAGATTATACTGGCGGGCCTAGTATGTACACAAAAGATAGTAAAGGGAATGATGTAAGTGTACCGATAATGACTTTTAGTGGAGGGAACCATTGGTTTCTAAACTTGCAGGCTACTGATATGGGAATCGATTCTGCACGAGAGGTTGCACTTTATTCTATAAAAAAGCAACTGGCTGATATTCTTGATAAAAAAACACTTTTTGATATAGAACCACCAGAAATGATCGTTATGCAAGTAGAGAAAAGTTTGCGGAGATTACCTCTTGAGCGTTTTTCTATGGTGGGTGAACAAAAAAAGAGAGGACCATCTCTTTATAAACATTCTATTGATCAAATAATTGATTTATTTTTAAAAAGGAATATTTTACAATATGCAGATTCACTATATAACTCCATCTACTATAGTTCTGAAGAAGTAATACGGATGGTACTTTCATTGTTTAGGTTAAAAAAAATGGAGGTTGATCCAAAGAAGTATTTATTACCTGCCCCTGATATTGACTGGGAGCAATTAAAAAAGAGTCGAGGGTATATTTGGGAGGTATGGAGCGACCAACAACTAGGTAATGTAATTGCTAGTTTCTATGAGCATTATCAAAACTCATATAGATTTCTGGTAGAAAATTATTTTTCATCTTTAAAGGAATTCCTTCCCTTTTACGCAATGGGTCCATTAAGATTTAATATTAGTTTTTATAGGGAGGAGGATTTTGGAGGTGGTGTTGAGGTAACCTGGGAGCCGGTTAGTGATATAAGTAAGAGTAAACCTTCAATTGTCCAAATACCACATAGAAATGACCAATTTGGTCCAAAAAAAGATGAGGAAGATTTTAAAAAAACAAATGAGGCATTATCAAAATTGGGAAGAAAGAGTCTTCCGTTTTTTAGCAGTAGCAACTCCGCTCTTAGTATGTATATTCGAGATGATGATGAACTAAGGAAAAAGGTTTATGAGCAAATAAAGAAAGATTTAAGTTATGTAGTGGGTGATATGAAGTGA
- a CDS encoding ABC transporter permease subunit: MFKKSLFIHLVKSNLKVFCIIAGALSLLIAIVMSVFTPETMQDIAQTSMDAPVNPLGDITTLIAFVANQYFGNFVLIFAMIYSIIIGNKLIAEQVDKGSMAFHLSNPITRTQYTFTCIIFFVSSLVVMFELIFVVGYGVAELVQPGELPVKKFFMLTLGSLVLNLAISSITFFASCLFNRSSYSLALGAGLTVFFFATTMLSGMNDSLEFLRNVSIITLYDSTAIIQSGSYGGHLFILVGISLVLYIIGVVVFKRKDLPL; the protein is encoded by the coding sequence ATGTTTAAAAAGTCTTTATTTATCCACTTAGTAAAATCAAATTTAAAAGTATTCTGTATTATTGCAGGAGCACTTTCTCTGTTAATAGCGATTGTTATGAGTGTTTTCACTCCGGAAACTATGCAGGATATTGCCCAAACAAGCATGGATGCTCCTGTAAATCCATTAGGTGATATAACTACCTTAATTGCCTTTGTAGCAAATCAATATTTTGGAAACTTCGTCCTCATCTTTGCCATGATTTATTCCATTATTATTGGAAATAAACTAATAGCAGAGCAAGTAGATAAAGGTAGCATGGCCTTTCATTTATCTAATCCTATCACAAGAACACAATACACTTTTACATGTATCATCTTTTTTGTTTCGTCACTAGTGGTAATGTTCGAGTTGATATTTGTTGTAGGATACGGTGTGGCAGAGCTAGTCCAGCCTGGTGAATTACCTGTAAAAAAATTCTTCATGCTAACATTAGGATCTCTAGTATTGAATTTAGCCATTAGCAGCATTACTTTTTTTGCATCTTGTTTATTCAACCGTTCAAGCTATTCCCTTGCACTGGGTGCAGGACTTACAGTGTTTTTCTTTGCAACGACTATGCTTTCTGGAATGAATGACAGTCTGGAATTCCTTAGAAATGTTAGTATTATCACTCTATATGATTCCACTGCCATCATTCAAAGCGGAAGTTATGGAGGTCACTTATTCATACTTGTTGGAATAAGCCTTGTTCTCTATATCATCGGCGTTGTTGTTTTTAAGCGAAAAGATTTACCATTATAA
- a CDS encoding ABC transporter ATP-binding protein: MTIISIQHLTKDYGNNKGIFDVSLKIEEGEVFGFLGPNGAGKTTTIRHLLGFIKPQSGKSTILNLDCWNQPKEIQKHLGYLPAEIAFPENMTGTQLIWHAAKMRGLRDMTKANQLIEMFDLDPSAQIKRMSKGMKQKVGIICAFMHDPQILILDEPTTGLDPLMQSMFVKLIHQEKNKGKSILMSSHLFEEIEGTCDTIAMIKQGKIISVMNSQDFKHFSKCTFIIMFKKLPDFESILKENFVIKKKEMETLQVTVEIEDNQINELIRALSKREVTSFREMKNSLEDHFMNLYKGENQEHV; this comes from the coding sequence ATGACAATAATAAGCATCCAACATCTTACAAAAGATTACGGAAACAATAAGGGTATTTTTGATGTATCCCTTAAAATTGAGGAAGGGGAAGTTTTTGGCTTTTTAGGTCCTAACGGTGCTGGTAAAACTACTACGATTCGTCACCTATTAGGATTTATCAAACCTCAAAGTGGAAAATCTACAATTTTAAATTTAGATTGTTGGAATCAACCAAAAGAGATTCAAAAACATCTTGGTTATTTACCTGCAGAGATTGCTTTTCCTGAGAACATGACTGGTACACAGCTCATATGGCATGCAGCTAAAATGCGTGGTCTCCGTGACATGACAAAGGCGAATCAGTTAATAGAAATGTTCGACTTAGATCCATCAGCACAAATAAAACGAATGTCTAAAGGAATGAAACAAAAGGTTGGGATTATCTGTGCATTCATGCATGATCCTCAGATTCTTATTCTAGACGAGCCAACAACAGGGCTTGATCCACTTATGCAATCCATGTTTGTAAAATTAATACATCAGGAAAAAAACAAGGGGAAAAGTATCCTAATGTCTTCTCATCTATTTGAGGAGATTGAGGGAACATGCGATACTATTGCAATGATTAAGCAAGGTAAAATCATTTCAGTAATGAACTCTCAAGATTTTAAGCATTTCAGTAAATGCACATTTATAATTATGTTTAAAAAACTACCAGATTTCGAATCTATTTTAAAAGAAAATTTCGTCATTAAAAAGAAGGAAATGGAAACTTTACAGGTTACTGTAGAGATAGAAGACAATCAAATTAACGAATTAATACGTGCCCTGTCTAAAAGAGAGGTAACATCGTTTCGTGAAATGAAGAACTCATTAGAAGATCATTTTATGAATTTATATAAAGGAGAGAATCAAGAGCATGTTTAA
- a CDS encoding TetR/AcrR family transcriptional regulator produces MKKKPEITAQTKQNLIDAFWEIYCTKRIEKITIKEITTRAGYNRSTFYEYFTDVYDVLAQLEDTLISNLQELPIQQLSTSDTLPFEAIVSMYSHHRKYLMVLLGDHGDPAFQGRIKASMKPMMKEILIARGATDSFKLDYTLEYALSAMIGVLSYWFNQENAPSIEKLMALLGELSSEGVMKKLMG; encoded by the coding sequence ATGAAAAAGAAGCCAGAAATAACTGCACAAACAAAACAAAATTTAATAGATGCCTTCTGGGAGATTTATTGCACTAAGCGAATAGAAAAAATTACAATAAAGGAAATTACAACGAGAGCAGGGTATAATCGATCCACATTTTATGAGTACTTTACCGATGTTTACGATGTCTTGGCGCAATTGGAAGACACTTTAATTTCCAATCTACAAGAGTTGCCTATCCAGCAATTATCCACTTCAGATACACTCCCGTTTGAAGCAATTGTCAGCATGTATTCACACCACCGCAAATATCTCATGGTCCTGTTAGGAGATCATGGAGACCCAGCCTTTCAGGGGAGAATTAAAGCAAGCATGAAACCCATGATGAAAGAGATCCTAATTGCACGAGGAGCGACAGACAGCTTTAAGCTGGATTATACGTTGGAATATGCCTTATCCGCTATGATAGGCGTACTAAGCTATTGGTTTAACCAAGAAAATGCTCCATCTATTGAAAAATTGATGGCGTTGTTAGGGGAACTTTCTAGTGAAGGTGTTATGAAGAAGTTAATGGGGTGA